DNA sequence from the Deltaproteobacteria bacterium genome:
AATAATGGCGTTGCTGAACAGGTTCTCCAGGGGATACCGTGGGTGCGGAAGGGCAACGCCGTGGCCGACACCGGTTGAGGCGAGTTTTTCACGCTGGAGCAGGAGGTCTACCAAAAACGCCTTATCCACCTCGGGTGAAAGCGGTGTGAGGTAAACCGTATTTCTAAACACCTCGGAAACGGTTTTCCCCTTGACACTGCGGAATATCCCTCCCCGGTCCATCGCCTCCTGCAGCGTCCCCTTGTAATGGGCAATGCGGGGTTGCGTTGCCTGGCGATCCGCCCGCAAAAAGATGTTGTGTTTCCGCGCCCACTTCTCGATCGTTTTCTTGTCGAAAAGATAATCCGCATTTATCTCCCTAACAGGGATTTTACCCTGCCGGATCCAACGTCTAATGGTCGCTTTGGGCAGTCCCAGCAGTTTTGAGGTCTCATCGATATTCATGATTTTTTTAAGCAAAGGCTATCTGCAGCCCGGCTTTCTCCAAACGGAAACTACAAACTTTTATTTGTCGTGAAATGGAACCCGTTTGTCAAG
Encoded proteins:
- a CDS encoding PTS sugar transporter subunit IIA, which gives rise to MLKKIMNIDETSKLLGLPKATIRRWIRQGKIPVREINADYLFDKKTIEKWARKHNIFLRADRQATQPRIAHYKGTLQEAMDRGGIFRSVKGKTVSEVFRNTVYLTPLSPEVDKAFLVDLLLQREKLASTGVGHGVALPHPRYPLENLFSNAIITTSFLENPVDFKAIDGQPVFVLFMLLSPTTRMHLHYLSRLSFCLRNREFISFLKTRDTPEAIFGEIERLEASLDDR